From the Paramormyrops kingsleyae isolate MSU_618 chromosome 7, PKINGS_0.4, whole genome shotgun sequence genome, one window contains:
- the LOC111849773 gene encoding polypeptide N-acetylgalactosaminyltransferase 9-like isoform X3 has translation MGLVEGPGGLGQGGVAASLRDHAHEAEGGKYEEYGYNAQLSDRISLDRVIPDYRPKRCKQMVYPDALPQISVVFIFVNEALSVILRSVHSVVNRTPAHLLKEIILVDDNSDSVELKLNLDQYVNKRYPGLVKVVRNGRREGLIRARILGWRAATAPVVGFFDAHVEFNVGWVEPILTRVKEDRTRIILPAIDNIKYNTFEVQQYANAAHGYSWGLWCMYISPPQAWLDKGDESAPIRTPAMIGCSFVVDREYFEEIGLLDPGMEVYGGENIELGMRVWQCGGSMEVLPCARVAHIERTKKPYNNDIDYYAKRNALRAAEVWMDEFKTHVYMAWNIPINSPGVDFGDVSDRVSLRKKLRCRSFRWYLEHVYPEMRIYNDTITYGEVRNSKASGYCLDQGSEDDNKAILYPCHGMSSQLARYSTQGLLQLGPLGSTTFLPDTKCLVDEGRGRTPLLKRCDNVTRPSQRFWDFTQNGPIISRDTGRCLEVEMSKEANFGLRLVVQRCSGQKWTIRNWIRHPRH, from the exons ATGGGACTGGTGGagggtcctggggggctgggACAGGGGGGCGTGGCCGCCAGCCTCCGTGACCACGCCCACGAGGCGGAGGGCGGGAAGTATGAGGAGTACGGCTACAACGCCCAGCTGAGCGACCGCATCTCATTGGACAGGGTCATCCCAGACTACAGGCCCAAACG CTGCAAGCAGATGGTCTACCCAGATGCCCTTCCGCAGATCTCCGTGGTGTTCATCTTTGTGAATGAGGCCCTCTCGGTCATCTTGCGGTCGGTCCACAGTGTGGTCAACCGCACCCCCGCCCACCTGTTGAAGGAAATCATCCTGGTGGACGACAACAGTGACAGCG TGGAGCTCAAGCTGAACCTGGATCAGTATGTGAACAAGCGGTACCCAGGGCTGGTGAAGGTCGTGCGGAACGGCAGGCGAGAGGGGCTGATCCGGGCCCGGATCCTGGGCTGGCGGGCTGCCACCGCGCCGGTCGTTGGCTTCTTTGATGCTCACGTGGAGTTCAACGTTGGCTG GGTGGAGCCAATCTTGACCAGAGTGAAGGAGGACCGCACACGCATCATCCTCCCTGCCATTGACAACATCAAATACAACACCTTTGAGGTGCAGCAGTATGCCAACGCCGCGCACGGCTACAGCTGGGGCCTCTGGTGCATGTACATCAGCCCTCCACAGGCTTGGCTGGACAAGGGAGACGAGAGCGCCCCCATCAG GACTCCAGCCATGATTGGCTGCTCCTTCGTGGTTGACAGAGAGTACTTTGAGGAGATTGGGCTTCTTGACCCAGGCATGGAGGTCTACGGAGGAGAAAACATTGAGCTGGGCATGAGG GTGTGGCAGTGTGGAGGCAGCATGGAGGTGTTGCCCTGTGCCCGGGTGGCACACATCGAGCGCACCAAGAAGCCCTACAACAATGATATTGACTACTATGCGAAGCGGAATGCCCTGCGGGCTGCAGAGGTCTGGATGGATGAGTTCAAGACCCACGTCTACATGGCCTGGAACATCCCCATCAAT AGTCCCGGAGTCGATTTCGGCGACGTGTCGGACAGGGTGTCCCTGCGGAAGAAGCTCCGCTGCCGGAGTTTCCGCTGGTATCTGGAGCACGTCTATCCTGAGATGCGTATCTACAATGACACCATCACCTACGGCGAG GTACGTAACAGCAAGGCCAGTGGGTATTGCCTGGATCAAGGGTCTGAAGATGACAACAAGGCTATCCTTTACCCTTGCCACGGCATGTCCTCCCAG CTTGCCCGCTACTCCACCCAGGGTCTCCTGCAGCTGGGTCCTCTGGGGTCCACCACCTTCCTCCCGGACACCAAGTGCCTTGTGGACGAGGGCCGGGGCCGGACGCCTTTGTTAAAGCGGTGCGACAATGTCACACGACCGTCCCAGAGGTTTTGGGACTTCACACAG AACGGGCCCATCATTAGCCGGGACACGGGCCGCTGCCTGGAGGTCGAGATGTCCAAGGAAGCCAACTTTGGCCTGAGGTTGGTGGTCCAGAGATGCTCGGGACAGAAGTGGACAATACGGAACTGGATTAGGCATCCCCGGCACTAG